A single genomic interval of Puntigrus tetrazona isolate hp1 chromosome 1, ASM1883169v1, whole genome shotgun sequence harbors:
- the LOC122353624 gene encoding SLIT and NTRK-like protein 5 codes for MHIWILKIILLVATSLSLVEMYDNYGEICRNLCTCEEKEGILTVSCENRGIVRLSEISPVQFSMYHLLLTGNLLKRLSVNDFINYTGVTILHLGNNDISEVETGAFNGLQGLKRLHLNNNKIDMLRDDTFVGLESLEYLQIDYNFISTIEPNALSRLQQLTVLILNDNLLSSLPTNIFRNVPLTHLDLRGNRLKMFPYIGLLEHMDKVVELQLEENPWNCSCELIALKAWLESIAYTALVGEVVCETPFRLHGRDLDEVSKQELCPRRAISEYEMRPPPPLSTSGYFQTTPAAVTASATSSAVLRSSSRPTKGTRQPGKTKSKPTSRIPANPYNYGPIIAFQTKSPVPLDCPTTCTCNLQISDLGLNVNCQERKIENISDLKPKPYNPKKMYLTGNYIPVVRRSDFVEAEGLDLLHLGNNRIALIHDRAFGDLINLRRLYLNGNLIDRLTADMFFGLKSLQYLYLEYNKIREIVGGTFRFVPNLQLLFLNNNLLKTLPGGIFSSLSLSRLNLRSNHFQNLPVSGVLDQLKALVQIDLFENPWDCSCDVVGMKIWLEQLNTGTVVNDVKCVTPKRLAGQDMRVVPSEQLCPDYSDVIVSTVVPSEEPSADRITTTETPQRFNTHSSNVPLSVLILSLLLVFIMSVFVAAGLFVVVMKRRKKSQSDRTSTNNSDVSSFNLQYNLYSNRSVPKVKAPAGHVYEYIPHPLGHMCKNPIYRSREGNAVEDYPDLHELKVTYRSNADEDQEVTLRSPNYTVSTIEPREQPSPVQDAEHFFRGILEPDKSPSTAGSRFEYKYTGPVPYTYQPNFDVRRQFLHPEGIRETMLYGTAPSTVFVEPNRNDYLELKAKLQIEPDYLEVLEKQTTQSQF; via the coding sequence ATGCATATCTGGATACTGAAAATAATATTGCTGGTTGCCACATCTCTGAGTCTGGTTGAGATGTATGACAATTATGGGGAGATCTGTAGGAATCTGTGCACTTGCGAGGAGAAGGAAGGCATTCTGACGGTCAGTTGTGAGAACAGGGGCATTGTGCGGCTGTCGGAAATAAGCCCAGTTCAGTTTTCTATGTACCATCTTTTGCTGACAGGTAATTTGCTGAAAAGACTATCTGTCAATGACTTCATCAACTATACTGGAGTTACTATTTTGCATTTAGGTAATAATGACATATCTGAGGTGGAGACCGGGGCTTTCAACGGGCTCCAAGGATTAAAGAGATTACATTTGAACAATAACAAAATAGACATGCTAAGGGATGACACTTTCGTCGGACTCGAGAGCCTAGAATACCTTCAGATAGACTATAATTTCATTAGCACTATTGAACCTAATGCTCTGAGCAGGCTTCAGCAACTGACTGTGCTTATTCTCAATGACAACTTGTTGTCCTCTTTGCCCACAAACATTTTCCGGAATGTGCCCTTGACGCACCTGGATCTTAGGGGCAACCGCTTAAAAATGTTCCCTTACATCGGCCTTTTGGAGCATATGGACAAAGTAGTGGAATTACAGCTTGAGGAGAATCCGTGGAATTGTTCCTGCGAGCTCATTGCGCTTAAGGCTTGGCTGGAAAGCATCGCCTACACAGCTCTGGTGGGGGAGGTGGTATGTGAGACTCCTTTCAGGCTCCATGGCAGGGATCTGGACGAGGTCTCAAAGCAGGAACTGTGTCCCAGAAGGGCCATATCAGAGTACGAGATGCGGCCTCCACCCCCACTCAGCACCAGCGGCTATTTCCAGACCACACCGGCGGCCGTGACGGCATCAGCCACATCTTCGGCCGTCCTGCGATCCTCGTCCAGGCCGACCAAGGGCACACGGCAACCCGGCAAAACCAAGTCCAAGCCTACTTCTCGAATCCCAGCCAACCCCTACAACTATGGGCCCATCATTGCTTTTCAGACCAAATCTCCCGTGCCTTTGGACTGCCCCACCACATGTACATGCAATCTACAGATCTCCGACCTGGGGCTAAATGTCAACTGCCAGGAGAGGAAGATTGAAAACATATCAGATCTGAAGCCCAAGCCATACAATCCTAAAAAGATGTATCTCACAGGGAACTACATCCCTGTCGTTCGTAGATCTGACTTTGTGGAGGCTGAGGGACTGGATTTATTGCACCTGGGAAACAATCGGATAGCACTCATACACGACAGAGCCTTTGGGGATTTAATTAACCTACGTAGGCTGTACTTGAATGGCAATTTGATTGACAGACTCACAGCAGATATGTTCTTTGGGTTAAAAAGTCTGCAGTACTTgtatttagaatataataagATTCGAGAGATTGTAGGTGGCACCTTCCGCTTTGTGCCCAACCTTCAGTTACTTTTCCTCAATaacaatcttttaaaaacattgccAGGAGGCATCTTCTCTAGTCTGTCTCTCTCCCGACTCAACCTTCGCAGCAACCACTTTCAAAACCTGCCTGTCAGCGGAGTTCTGGACCAGCTGAAAGCACTGGTCCAGATTGACCTATTTGAGAACCCTTGGGACTGCTCCTGCGATGTGGTCGGCATGAAGATCTGGCTGGAGCAGCTAAACACAGGAACAGTGGTCAATGATGTCAAATGCGTGACTCCCAAGCGGCTCGCGGGCCAGGATATGCGGGTTGTCCCCTCTGAGCAATTATGTCCAGATTACTCCGATGTCATCGTCTCCACCGTGGTTCCTTCTGAGGAGCCTTCTGCAGACAGGATCACCACCACGGAGACACCCCAGAGGTTTAACACCCATTCCAGTAACGTTCCTTTGTCTGTCCTCATTCTCAGCCTCCTCCTTGTTTTCATTATGTCGGTGTTTGTGGCAGCCGGCCTGTTTGTGGTGGTGATGAAGAGGCGTAAAAAGTCTCAGAGCGACCGTACCAGCACAAACAACTCTGATGTGAGCTCCTTCAACCTGCAGTACAATCTCTATAGCAATCGCTCCGTTCCCAAGGTCAAGGCCCCAGCGGGTCATGTCTATGAGTACATTCCCCATCCGTTAGGTCACATGTGCAAAAACCCAATCTACAGGTCCCGGGAAGGGAATGCTGTGGAGGATTACCCTGATCTACACGAACTCAAGGTCACCTACAGGAGTAATGCTGACGAGGACCAGGAGGTCACCTTGAGGAGCCCGAATTACACAGTGAGCACCATCGAGCCTCGTGAGCAGCCGTCCCCTGTCCAGGATGCAGAACACTTTTTCCGAGGAATCCTGGAGCCGGATAAATCCCCATCGACTGCTGGCAGCAGGTTTGAATATAAGTACACTGGCCCCGTCCCGTACACATACCAACCAAACTTCGACGTCAGGCGCCAGTTCTTACATCCAGAAGGAATACGAGAGACTATGCTATATGGCACAGCGCCAAGTACTGTCTTTGTGGAGCCCAATAGAAACGACTATTTGGAACTAAAGGCAAAACTTCAAATAGAGCCGGACTACCTCGAAGTTCTTGAGAAACAGACAACACAGAGCCAGTTTTAA